The following proteins are encoded in a genomic region of Synechococcus sp. CBW1002:
- a CDS encoding DUF2079 domain-containing protein, with product MPIDMPPDKRTRQAQRLVWIAAGVFLVVGLLLQWWRLSVLTASYDQGIFLQVLHNGWRGHPFESTLSSQLSTNVVHGDELPAVGYHRLGQHFTPVLALWIPLVALLGPWALPLVQVSLVCGAGLLLHRLALLRLEPALAALITCSFYGANAVIGPTWGNFTDLCQLPLLFFLLLLGLERRCRWQILLAAAAMPLVREDTGVLLVGVGIWLAVRQRQRWPLALALAAWGGGWVVLVTNVLMPLFSEDTSRRFMVENFGQYIGDRDQASSLQVLLLVLRQPLILLRELVSPPLDTLRYLLVQTLPLALVPLVSIDAWLLMGLPLLGLLLAQGTNNPLSINLRYTFLVVPGLFSGTVYWWQNHGGLFHRRRFRAVWIGAIGLSLLLTVVANPNRSLSFLIPDSIQPWVHQAPWEKWSHGQAARRALAVIPADASVAANTPLVPLLARREALVRFPYAQAYRDRQGREQPVEWIAVDLDWLQRYGAAFAGDRQQYRKAVKRVQQMLEKGTYGIRALDDGVVVLERGAPTRKGDRQDIKTFLRTGESGTTPD from the coding sequence ATGCCGATCGACATGCCCCCCGACAAGCGAACACGCCAGGCCCAGCGACTGGTGTGGATCGCGGCCGGGGTTTTCCTGGTGGTGGGCCTGCTGCTGCAGTGGTGGCGCCTGAGCGTGCTCACCGCCTCCTACGACCAGGGGATCTTCCTGCAGGTGCTCCACAACGGCTGGAGGGGCCATCCCTTCGAGAGCACCCTTTCCTCGCAGCTCTCCACCAACGTGGTGCACGGCGACGAACTGCCGGCGGTGGGTTACCACCGGCTGGGCCAGCACTTCACGCCCGTGCTGGCCCTCTGGATTCCGCTGGTGGCGCTGCTGGGGCCGTGGGCACTGCCGCTGGTGCAGGTGAGCCTGGTCTGCGGCGCCGGTCTGCTGCTGCACCGGCTCGCCCTGCTGCGGCTCGAGCCGGCCCTGGCGGCCCTGATCACCTGCAGCTTCTACGGCGCCAACGCGGTGATCGGCCCCACCTGGGGCAACTTCACCGACCTCTGCCAGTTGCCGCTGCTGTTTTTCCTGCTGCTGCTGGGGCTGGAGCGGCGTTGCCGCTGGCAGATCCTGCTGGCCGCAGCGGCCATGCCCCTGGTGCGGGAGGACACCGGGGTGCTGCTGGTGGGCGTGGGGATCTGGCTGGCGGTGCGGCAGCGGCAGCGCTGGCCCCTGGCCCTGGCCCTGGCGGCCTGGGGCGGGGGCTGGGTGGTGCTCGTGACCAATGTGCTGATGCCGCTGTTCAGCGAGGACACCTCCCGCCGCTTCATGGTGGAGAACTTCGGCCAGTACATCGGCGATCGCGACCAGGCCAGCAGCCTGCAGGTGCTGCTGCTGGTGCTGCGCCAGCCCCTGATCCTGCTGCGGGAGCTGGTGAGCCCCCCTCTGGACACACTGCGCTATCTGCTGGTCCAGACCCTGCCGCTGGCCCTGGTGCCGCTGGTGTCGATCGACGCCTGGCTGTTGATGGGCCTGCCGCTGCTGGGGCTGCTGCTGGCCCAGGGCACGAACAACCCCCTCTCGATCAACCTCCGCTACACGTTCCTGGTGGTGCCTGGCCTGTTCAGCGGCACCGTGTACTGGTGGCAGAACCACGGCGGGCTGTTCCACCGGCGGCGGTTCCGGGCCGTCTGGATCGGTGCGATCGGCCTGTCGCTGCTGCTCACGGTAGTGGCCAACCCCAACCGCAGCCTCTCCTTCCTGATCCCGGACAGCATCCAGCCGTGGGTGCATCAGGCGCCATGGGAGAAGTGGAGCCACGGCCAGGCGGCCCGCCGCGCCCTGGCCGTGATCCCCGCCGATGCCTCCGTGGCGGCGAACACCCCGCTCGTGCCCTTGCTGGCTCGCCGTGAAGCCTTGGTGCGCTTCCCCTATGCCCAGGCCTACCGCGACCGGCAGGGGAGGGAGCAGCCCGTGGAGTGGATCGCCGTGGATCTCGACTGGCTGCAGCGCTACGGAGCGGCCTTCGCGGGGGACCGGCAGCAATACCGCAAGGCCGTGAAACGGGTGCAGCAGATGCTCGAGAAGGGCACCTACGGCATCCGTGCCCTCGATGACGGCGTGGTGGTGTTGGAACGAGGAGCCCCCACCCGCAAAGGGGACAGGCAAGACATCAAGACGTTCCTCCGAACAGGGGAATCCGGAACAACGCCGGACTGA
- a CDS encoding ISAs1 family transposase: MIAVNHSRRKGFRLIRDRLTYGRRIPWRTSRREVKRGRDITWTLRAMPAPEWVVEQWPGSATIIAVRSHGIRDGKPTDETRYYVSSLRTGAKALLRHVRDRWSIENSWHWVRDVALPEDGHRYREDNGVQILATLRSLAINALRLDGIWSITEAIAALAHDIKGLLRLLG, from the coding sequence CTGATCGCCGTCAATCACAGCCGCCGCAAGGGGTTTCGGCTGATCAGAGACCGGCTCACCTATGGCCGGCGAATCCCGTGGCGCACCAGCAGACGGGAAGTGAAACGGGGCCGTGACATCACCTGGACCCTGCGGGCGATGCCCGCACCGGAGTGGGTGGTGGAGCAGTGGCCGGGCAGCGCCACGATCATCGCCGTGCGCAGCCACGGCATCCGTGATGGCAAGCCGACGGATGAGACCCGTTACTACGTCTCGAGTCTGCGAACCGGAGCCAAGGCCCTGTTGCGGCACGTCAGAGACCGGTGGTCGATTGAGAACAGCTGGCACTGGGTGCGCGATGTGGCGCTACCGGAAGACGGCCACCGCTACCGGGAGGACAACGGCGTCCAGATCCTGGCCACCCTCCGCAGCCTGGCGATCAATGCCCTGCGGCTCGATGGGATCTGGTCGATCACCGAGGCCATCGCTGCCCTCGCGCACGACATCAAGGGTCTGCTGAGGCTGCTGGGGTGA
- a CDS encoding ISAs1 family transposase — MASEPAANPAAAGDLISFLLVLPDCRMRRGIRFPQWWMLLVAILAILSGQGSLVGMERFAKRHRQTLNELLGTDFGKSPSDSTFRLLLAQLDVAGFETLLRDWMAAQPGVAEGLDTLVCDGKTLRGSIAENTSGAAKFIAQVSLYSQTLGVAIAQTTYATDTGGEIQALRQLLEAVELEGVLVQADALQANRPFSSISPSAAPTS; from the coding sequence TTGGCCTCTGAGCCCGCCGCCAACCCTGCTGCAGCAGGCGATCTGATCAGCTTTCTCCTGGTGCTGCCGGACTGCCGGATGCGCCGCGGCATCCGCTTCCCCCAGTGGTGGATGCTGCTGGTGGCCATCCTGGCGATCCTCAGCGGCCAGGGATCGCTGGTGGGCATGGAGCGTTTTGCAAAGCGCCACCGGCAGACGCTCAACGAGCTGTTGGGCACTGACTTCGGCAAGTCGCCGTCTGACTCCACCTTTCGGCTGCTGCTGGCCCAGCTGGATGTGGCGGGCTTTGAAACCCTCCTGCGTGACTGGATGGCGGCCCAGCCGGGCGTGGCCGAGGGGCTCGACACCCTGGTCTGTGATGGCAAGACGCTGCGGGGCTCCATCGCTGAAAACACCTCTGGCGCAGCGAAGTTCATTGCCCAGGTGAGCCTGTACTCCCAGACGCTGGGCGTGGCGATCGCCCAGACCACCTACGCCACCGATACCGGTGGCGAAATCCAGGCGCTGCGCCAGCTGCTGGAGGCGGTGGAGCTTGAGGGTGTGCTGGTGCAGGCCGACGCGCTACAGGCGAACCGCCCTTTTTCCTCTATCTCGCCCAGCGCGGCGCCGACTTCCTGA
- the psbD gene encoding photosystem II D2 protein (photosystem q(a) protein): protein MTIAAGRLPQRGWFDVLDDWLKRDRFVFVGWSGLLLFPTAYLALGGWLTGTTFATSWYTHGIASSYLEGCNFLTAAVSTPADAMGHSLLLLWGPEAQGDFVRWIQLGGLWPFVALHGAFALIGFMLRQFEIARLVGIRPYNAIAFSGPIAVFVSVFLMYPLGQSSWFFAPSFGVAAIFRFLLFLQGFHNWTLNPFHMMGVAGILGGALLCAIHGATVENTLFEDSEQANTFKAFEPTQEEETYSMVTANRFWSQIFGIAFSNKRWLHFFMLFVPVMGLWTSSIGIIGLALNLRAYDFVSQEIRAAEDPEFETFYTKNILLNEGLRAWMAPADQPHENFVFPEEVLPRGNAL from the coding sequence ATGACGATCGCTGCAGGGCGTCTGCCGCAGCGGGGATGGTTCGACGTCCTCGATGACTGGCTCAAGCGCGACCGCTTCGTATTCGTGGGGTGGTCCGGTCTGCTGCTGTTCCCCACCGCCTACCTGGCGCTGGGCGGCTGGCTCACCGGCACCACCTTCGCCACCTCCTGGTACACCCACGGCATCGCCAGCTCCTATCTGGAGGGCTGCAACTTCCTCACCGCCGCCGTCAGCACCCCCGCTGACGCCATGGGCCACAGCCTGCTGCTGCTCTGGGGCCCCGAGGCGCAGGGCGACTTCGTGCGCTGGATTCAGCTCGGTGGCCTCTGGCCGTTCGTGGCCCTGCACGGCGCCTTTGCCCTGATCGGCTTCATGCTGCGTCAGTTCGAGATCGCCCGTCTGGTGGGCATCCGTCCTTACAACGCCATCGCCTTCTCCGGTCCGATCGCGGTGTTCGTCAGTGTCTTCCTGATGTACCCGCTGGGCCAGAGCAGCTGGTTCTTCGCGCCCTCCTTCGGGGTGGCGGCGATCTTCCGCTTCCTGCTGTTCCTGCAGGGCTTCCATAACTGGACCCTGAATCCCTTCCACATGATGGGAGTGGCCGGCATCCTCGGCGGTGCTCTGCTCTGTGCCATCCACGGCGCCACGGTGGAGAACACCCTGTTTGAGGATTCCGAGCAGGCGAACACCTTCAAGGCGTTCGAGCCCACCCAGGAAGAGGAGACCTACTCGATGGTCACCGCCAACCGCTTCTGGAGCCAGATCTTCGGGATCGCCTTCTCCAACAAGCGCTGGCTGCACTTCTTCATGCTGTTCGTGCCGGTGATGGGTCTGTGGACCAGCAGCATCGGCATCATCGGCCTGGCCCTCAACCTGCGTGCCTACGACTTCGTGTCGCAGGAGATCCGCGCCGCTGAGGACCCCGAATTCGAGACCTTCTACACGAAGAACATCCTTCTGAATGAAGGTCTGCGGGCCTGGATGGCCCCGGCCGACCAGCCGCACGAAAACTTCGTCTTCCCTGAAGAGGTTTTGCCTCGCGGCAACGCTCTCTGA
- a CDS encoding ABC transporter ATP-binding protein, producing the protein MRTEADHPSGAEPPLTVERLCFTWPNGHVALQHCQLVIPRPGLWMLVGSNGSGKSTLLRLIAGLLQPSGGQIRRPDRTALVFQNPDHQLLLPSCGSDLQLGLPQDLSSIERSERVEQALKQVGLAGMASRPIHTLSGGQKQRLAIAGALASGAQLLLLDEPTALLDPDSQRGVLELIHSLCTGSEPKLTALWITHRLEELAACNGAALVEQGHAGPWQSGASLRRSLAPLQGGKAAG; encoded by the coding sequence TTGCGCACCGAAGCCGACCACCCCAGCGGAGCAGAGCCGCCTCTGACTGTCGAGCGGCTGTGCTTCACCTGGCCGAATGGCCACGTGGCCCTGCAGCACTGCCAGCTCGTCATTCCCCGTCCGGGGCTCTGGATGTTGGTGGGCAGCAATGGCAGTGGCAAAAGCACGCTGCTGCGGCTGATTGCCGGCCTTCTGCAGCCCTCCGGCGGACAGATCCGGCGCCCCGACCGCACGGCACTGGTCTTCCAGAACCCTGACCACCAGCTATTGCTGCCCAGCTGTGGCAGTGATCTGCAGCTGGGGCTGCCCCAGGATCTCTCCTCGATCGAGCGCAGCGAGCGGGTGGAGCAAGCCCTGAAGCAGGTGGGACTGGCCGGCATGGCCTCCCGGCCGATCCATACCCTCAGCGGCGGCCAGAAGCAGCGGTTGGCGATCGCCGGCGCCCTGGCCAGCGGTGCTCAGCTGCTGTTGCTGGACGAACCAACGGCATTGCTGGATCCAGACAGCCAACGTGGTGTGCTGGAGCTGATCCACAGCCTGTGCACCGGATCCGAGCCAAAGCTGACGGCACTCTGGATCACCCACCGGCTGGAGGAACTGGCCGCCTGCAACGGCGCTGCCTTGGTGGAACAGGGCCATGCCGGCCCCTGGCAGAGCGGTGCAAGCCTGCGGCGCAGCCTTGCCCCCTTGCAAGGGGGCAAGGCTGCGGGGTAG
- a CDS encoding response regulator transcription factor, with product MKPCILLIEDDSDMRELVAGHLEHSGFDVHRAEDGIKGQALAVQVTPDVILLDLMLPKVDGLTLCQRLRRDERTARIPILMLTALGGIKDKVSGFNSGADDYLTKPFDLEELMVRVKALLRRTDRAPLSTKQTEILSYGSLTLVPERFEAIWFDQPVRLTHLEFELLHCLLQRHGQTVSPSLILKEVWGYEPDDDIETIRVHVRHLRTKLEPDPRKPRFIKTIYGAGYCLELPIGDQLLQVQALINETREQRRQERASA from the coding sequence ATGAAGCCCTGCATCCTGCTGATCGAAGACGACAGCGACATGCGTGAGCTGGTGGCCGGCCATCTGGAGCACAGCGGCTTTGACGTCCATCGCGCCGAGGACGGCATCAAGGGTCAGGCTCTGGCCGTCCAGGTCACCCCTGACGTGATCCTGCTGGATCTGATGCTGCCCAAGGTGGACGGCCTCACCCTCTGCCAGCGCCTGCGACGGGACGAGCGCACCGCCCGGATCCCGATCCTGATGCTCACAGCTCTGGGTGGCATCAAGGACAAGGTGAGCGGCTTCAACTCCGGCGCCGATGACTACCTCACCAAGCCCTTTGATCTTGAGGAGCTGATGGTGCGGGTCAAGGCGCTGCTCCGCCGCACCGACCGTGCCCCCCTCTCCACCAAGCAGACCGAAATCCTCAGCTACGGCAGCCTGACCCTGGTGCCGGAGCGGTTTGAGGCGATCTGGTTCGATCAGCCGGTAAGGCTCACCCACCTCGAGTTCGAACTGCTGCACTGCCTGCTGCAGCGCCATGGCCAGACCGTCTCCCCTTCACTCATTCTCAAGGAGGTGTGGGGCTACGAGCCCGACGACGACATCGAAACCATTCGGGTGCACGTGCGCCATCTGCGCACCAAGCTTGAGCCAGATCCACGCAAGCCTCGCTTCATCAAGACTATCTATGGCGCCGGCTACTGCCTGGAGCTTCCCATCGGAGACCAGTTGCTGCAGGTCCAGGCACTGATCAATGAGACGCGGGAGCAGCGGCGCCAGGAACGGGCCTCGGCCTGA
- a CDS encoding DNA polymerase III subunit delta', which yields MADLFADLIGQPQAVVLLQAALERRRLAPAYLFAGPEGVGRRLAVLRFLEGVLAGPEGSASVRRRLAQGNHPDLLWVEPTYQHQGQLFTAAQAREQGLSRRALPQLRLEQVRELTRFLARRPLEADRCLVVVDTAEAMAEGAANALLKTLEEPGDSLLVLISAAPEQLLSTIRSRCQQVPFARLSPALLAQVLASLPPTPPDDPPMADPPGLLDLAAGSPGALLEHRRQWQALPAGVAERLLDLRPDPLEALALARDLTEALDAEQQLWLLDWWQWQLWHRHHQPQSLGRLELLRRQLLAYVQPRLAWEVALLDLGLQQRGLLGQGSEERIRPRPVPGAAAPASH from the coding sequence ATGGCTGACCTGTTCGCCGATCTGATCGGGCAGCCGCAGGCCGTGGTCCTGTTGCAGGCGGCGCTGGAACGTCGCCGCCTGGCACCGGCCTATCTGTTCGCCGGGCCGGAGGGCGTGGGTCGGCGGCTGGCCGTGCTGCGCTTTCTCGAGGGAGTGCTGGCGGGGCCGGAGGGATCAGCCTCGGTGCGGCGGCGCCTGGCGCAGGGAAACCATCCCGACCTGCTCTGGGTGGAACCCACCTATCAGCACCAGGGTCAGCTCTTCACAGCGGCCCAGGCACGCGAGCAGGGCCTCAGCCGCCGGGCCTTGCCGCAGTTGCGGCTCGAGCAGGTGCGCGAGCTGACCCGCTTTCTGGCACGCCGGCCGCTGGAGGCGGACCGCTGCCTGGTGGTGGTGGACACGGCCGAAGCGATGGCGGAAGGAGCCGCCAATGCTCTGCTCAAGACCCTGGAGGAGCCCGGCGACAGCCTGCTGGTGCTGATCAGCGCGGCGCCGGAACAACTGCTCAGCACAATCCGCTCCCGTTGCCAGCAGGTTCCCTTCGCGCGGCTCTCACCGGCCCTCCTGGCCCAGGTGCTGGCCTCCTTGCCACCAACGCCACCCGACGATCCACCGATGGCCGATCCCCCCGGACTGCTCGACCTGGCGGCCGGCTCGCCTGGAGCCCTGCTGGAGCATCGTCGCCAGTGGCAGGCGCTGCCCGCTGGCGTGGCCGAGCGGCTGCTCGACCTCAGGCCCGATCCGCTTGAGGCCCTGGCTCTGGCCAGGGATCTGACGGAGGCCCTGGACGCCGAGCAGCAACTCTGGCTGCTGGACTGGTGGCAATGGCAGCTGTGGCATCGCCATCACCAGCCCCAGAGCCTGGGGCGGCTTGAGCTGTTGCGTCGCCAGCTGCTGGCCTATGTCCAACCTCGGCTGGCCTGGGAGGTGGCTCTGCTGGATCTGGGCCTGCAGCAACGAGGCCTGCTCGGACAGGGCAGCGAGGAGAGGATCAGGCCGAGGCCCGTTCCTGGCGCCGCTGCTCCCGCGTCTCATTGA
- the tmk gene encoding dTMP kinase yields the protein MERGRFLVFEGIDGCGKTTQLEALRQWLPGSGLMPTAARLLTTREPGGTALGLALRQLLLHPPDDQAPCSEAELLLYAADRAQHVQQCLQPALAAGDWVLSDRFSGSTAAYQGYGRGLPWDQILPLERIATGGLQPDLTLWLDLPLAASLQRRGGRPADRIEASGEAFLARVQAGFRQLALERGWCRLDAAGSPDQVTAACRALLESRFGPHG from the coding sequence ATGGAGCGCGGGCGGTTCCTGGTGTTCGAAGGCATCGATGGATGCGGCAAGACCACCCAGCTCGAAGCCCTGCGCCAGTGGTTGCCTGGCTCCGGCCTGATGCCCACGGCGGCCCGCTTGCTGACGACCCGCGAACCAGGGGGCACTGCGCTGGGCCTGGCCCTGCGCCAGCTGCTGTTGCATCCACCCGACGATCAGGCGCCCTGCAGTGAGGCCGAGCTGTTGCTCTACGCGGCCGATCGAGCCCAGCACGTGCAGCAGTGCCTGCAACCGGCTCTGGCCGCCGGCGACTGGGTGCTCAGCGATCGCTTCAGCGGATCCACCGCCGCCTATCAGGGCTATGGGCGTGGCTTGCCCTGGGATCAGATCCTGCCGCTGGAGCGGATCGCCACCGGTGGCCTGCAGCCCGATCTCACGCTCTGGCTGGATCTGCCCCTGGCGGCGTCGCTGCAGCGCCGTGGAGGTCGCCCTGCAGACCGGATCGAGGCCAGCGGCGAAGCGTTTCTGGCGAGGGTGCAGGCCGGTTTCCGCCAACTGGCGCTGGAACGGGGCTGGTGCAGGCTGGATGCCGCTGGTTCCCCCGACCAGGTGACGGCGGCCTGCCGGGCCCTGCTGGAAAGCAGGTTCGGCCCGCATGGCTGA
- a CDS encoding cation-translocating P-type ATPase: MKCGGCVRAVERRLLEQPGVCQASVNLLTRTAWVGLDPGATSDTLPALQASLLGLGFAASPRLSVEALDRRDQREQEHWWRQWRQLVVALLLVLVSGLGHLAMVGGLPERLTAAGAPLAALIDPGVHAVVATVALLGPGRPILLRGLRAALAGMPSMDTLVGLGVASAYGASLVAYLHPTSGWPCFFNEPVMLLGFVLLGRFLEDRARQRTGRAIEQLARLQPETALLLLGTDAPRPVRVGGLRPGDRVRILPGDRVPVDGVVRDGASAVDVSSLTGEPLPVQAEAGTQLDAGSLNLEAPLVLEVERSGSDSAISRIVHLVEQAQARKAPIQGLADRVAGRFAGVVVLLALATFLFWWQWGASLWPQVLQAASHTGASPHAAHAALGMAADTPFALALQLAIAVLVVACPCALGLATPTAITVGSGLAASRGLLFRGGDAIEVAASLHGVLFDKTGTLTLGRPLVSAVCPLNAPADGAAADRLLQLAASLEQHTRHPLAHALLQEAERRGLALLPVAETRTLSGDGVEGMFVSEEQGLRVRVGRPAWLAATGVAMEGLDRRVQALERQGASVLAVAEGTVPLGLVAVEDQPRSDALQTLEQLRHQRLRLGLLSGDRRSAVNRLGQRLGLTAEELAWELRPEQKLERILEARQLGPVAMVGDGINDAPALAAADLGIAVGTGTQIAQDTADLVVLGDRLNGVVEALTIARRTMATVRANLAWAFGYNLIVLPIAAGALLPGFGIVLTPPLAALLMALSSITVVVNALLLSPYIRP, from the coding sequence ATGAAATGTGGCGGCTGCGTGCGGGCGGTGGAGCGCCGCCTGCTGGAGCAGCCGGGCGTATGCCAGGCCAGCGTCAATCTGCTCACCCGTACGGCCTGGGTGGGGCTGGATCCAGGCGCAACCTCAGACACCCTGCCAGCGCTGCAGGCCAGCCTGCTGGGCCTGGGCTTCGCGGCCAGTCCTCGCTTGTCGGTGGAGGCCCTGGATCGCCGCGACCAGCGGGAGCAGGAGCACTGGTGGCGCCAGTGGCGGCAACTGGTGGTGGCGCTGCTGCTGGTGCTGGTCTCCGGCCTTGGACACCTGGCCATGGTGGGTGGCCTGCCTGAGCGCCTCACCGCCGCAGGAGCGCCGCTCGCAGCACTGATCGACCCGGGGGTGCACGCGGTGGTGGCCACCGTGGCTCTGCTTGGGCCTGGCCGGCCGATCCTGCTGCGGGGTCTGCGGGCCGCCCTGGCCGGGATGCCCAGCATGGACACCCTGGTGGGGCTGGGGGTGGCCAGTGCCTACGGCGCCAGCCTCGTGGCCTATCTCCACCCCACCAGCGGCTGGCCCTGTTTCTTCAACGAACCGGTGATGCTGCTCGGCTTCGTGCTGCTGGGCCGCTTTCTGGAGGACCGGGCCCGCCAACGCACCGGTCGGGCGATCGAGCAGTTGGCCCGCCTGCAACCCGAAACGGCCCTGCTGTTGCTCGGCACCGATGCGCCCCGGCCGGTGCGGGTGGGGGGGCTGCGGCCCGGCGATCGGGTCCGGATCCTGCCCGGCGATCGGGTGCCCGTGGATGGGGTCGTGCGAGACGGCGCTTCGGCGGTGGATGTGTCCAGCCTCACCGGCGAGCCCCTGCCTGTTCAGGCCGAGGCCGGCACGCAGCTCGATGCCGGCAGCCTCAACCTGGAGGCGCCCCTGGTGCTGGAGGTGGAGCGCAGCGGCAGCGACAGCGCCATCAGCCGCATCGTCCATCTGGTCGAGCAGGCCCAGGCCCGCAAAGCGCCGATCCAGGGCCTGGCCGACCGGGTGGCCGGGCGCTTCGCCGGCGTGGTGGTGCTGCTGGCGCTCGCCACGTTTCTGTTCTGGTGGCAGTGGGGTGCATCTCTGTGGCCGCAGGTTCTCCAGGCCGCGTCCCATACCGGCGCCAGCCCCCATGCGGCCCATGCCGCCCTCGGCATGGCCGCCGACACCCCCTTTGCCCTGGCCCTGCAGCTGGCGATCGCCGTGCTGGTGGTGGCCTGTCCCTGCGCCCTCGGCCTGGCGACCCCCACCGCGATCACGGTGGGCTCCGGTCTGGCGGCCAGCCGGGGCTTGCTGTTCCGCGGTGGCGATGCGATCGAGGTCGCCGCTTCCCTGCACGGTGTCCTGTTCGACAAGACCGGCACCCTCACGCTGGGCCGGCCCCTGGTCAGCGCGGTCTGCCCGCTCAACGCCCCTGCGGATGGCGCGGCAGCGGATCGCTTGCTCCAGCTCGCCGCAAGCCTCGAACAGCACACCCGCCATCCGCTCGCCCACGCCCTGCTGCAGGAGGCCGAGCGCCGCGGACTGGCGTTGCTGCCAGTGGCCGAGACCCGAACCCTCAGTGGTGACGGCGTCGAAGGGATGTTCGTCAGCGAGGAGCAGGGACTGCGGGTGCGGGTGGGCCGACCCGCATGGCTGGCAGCAACCGGCGTGGCCATGGAGGGCCTGGACCGCAGGGTCCAGGCCCTGGAGCGTCAGGGAGCCAGCGTGCTGGCCGTGGCGGAGGGAACCGTGCCGCTCGGCCTGGTGGCGGTCGAGGATCAGCCCCGCAGCGATGCCCTGCAGACCCTGGAGCAGCTGCGGCATCAGCGGCTGCGGCTGGGCCTGCTCAGCGGAGACCGGCGATCCGCCGTCAACCGCCTGGGCCAGCGGCTCGGACTGACCGCCGAGGAACTGGCCTGGGAGCTGCGTCCTGAGCAGAAGCTGGAGCGGATTCTTGAAGCGCGCCAGCTGGGGCCGGTGGCGATGGTGGGAGACGGCATCAACGACGCCCCGGCCCTGGCCGCCGCCGATCTCGGCATCGCGGTGGGCACCGGCACCCAGATCGCGCAGGACACGGCCGATCTGGTGGTGCTGGGCGATCGGTTGAACGGGGTGGTCGAGGCCCTGACGATCGCTCGCCGAACCATGGCGACCGTGCGGGCCAACCTGGCCTGGGCCTTCGGCTACAACCTGATCGTGCTGCCGATCGCTGCCGGAGCCCTGCTGCCCGGCTTCGGCATCGTGCTGACGCCGCCGCTGGCGGCCCTGCTGATGGCCCTCAGCTCGATCACGGTGGTGGTCAACGCCCTGCTGCTCTCCCCCTACATTCGGCCTTGA
- a CDS encoding photosystem I assembly protein Ycf3, with the protein MPRSQRNDNFIDKSFTVMADLIVKLMPIDPKAKEAYVYYRDGLSAQNDGDYAEALENYEEALKLEENAVDRGEIFKNMAIIYMSNGEEEKSLEYYRQSLDANPNSPSCLKNMGLIYEKWGRLAAEAGDQDAADRWLDQAADYWGKAVRLYPGGYLDIENWLKSSGRSNVDVYF; encoded by the coding sequence GTGCCCCGCAGCCAGCGCAACGACAACTTCATCGACAAGAGCTTCACGGTGATGGCCGATCTGATCGTGAAGCTGATGCCGATCGATCCCAAGGCCAAGGAAGCCTATGTGTACTACCGCGATGGCCTCTCGGCCCAGAACGACGGTGACTATGCCGAGGCCCTGGAGAATTACGAGGAAGCCCTCAAGCTCGAGGAGAACGCCGTGGACCGGGGCGAGATCTTCAAGAACATGGCGATCATCTACATGAGCAACGGCGAGGAGGAGAAGTCGCTCGAGTACTACCGCCAGTCGCTCGACGCCAACCCCAACTCCCCCTCCTGCCTCAAGAACATGGGTCTGATCTATGAGAAGTGGGGCCGTCTGGCGGCGGAAGCCGGCGACCAGGACGCGGCAGACCGCTGGCTTGACCAGGCCGCCGACTACTGGGGCAAGGCGGTGCGGCTCTACCCCGGCGGCTACCTGGACATCGAGAACTGGCTGAAGTCGTCGGGTCGCAGCAACGTGGACGTGTACTTCTGA